A window from Nomascus leucogenys isolate Asia chromosome 24, Asia_NLE_v1, whole genome shotgun sequence encodes these proteins:
- the LOC100584825 gene encoding ER membrane protein complex subunit 1-like isoform X2 yields the protein MLLHGQDVITVSNGGRIMRSWETNIGGLNWEITLDSGSFQALGLVGLQESVRYIAVLKKTTLALHHLSSGHLKWVEHLPERFHPQ from the exons ATGCTGCTGCACGGACAGG ATGTGATCACTGTGTCCAATGGAGGCCGAATCATGCGTTCCTGGGAGACTAACATTGGGGGCCTGAACTGGGAGATAACCTTGGACAGTGGCAG TTTCCAGGCACTTGGGCTGGTTGGCCTGCAGGAGTCTGTAAGGTACATCGCAGTCCTGAAGAAGACTACGCTTGCCCTCCATCACCTCTCCAGTGGGCACCTCAAGTGGGTGGAACATCTCCCAGAAAG
- the MRTO4 gene encoding mRNA turnover protein 4 homolog, producing the protein MPKSKRDKKVSLTKTAKKGLELKQNLIEELRKCVDTYKYLFIFSVANMRNSKLKDIRNAWKHSRMFFGKNKVMMVALGRSPSDEYKDNLHQVSKRLRGEVGLLFTNRTKEEVNEWFTKYTEMDYARAGNTAAFPVSLDPGPLEQFPHSMEPQLRQLGLPTALKRGVVTLLSDYEVCKEGDVLTPEQARILKLFGYEMAEFKVTVKYMWDSQSGSFQQMGDDFPESASESAEESDSEDDD; encoded by the exons ATGCCCAAATCCAAGCGCGACAAGAAAG tctCGTTAACCAAAACTGCCAAGAAAGGCTTGGAATTGAAACAAAACCTGATAGAAGAG CTTCGGAAATGCGTGGACACCTACAAGTACCTTTTCATCTTCTCTGTGGCCAACATGAGGAACAGTAAGCTGAAGGACATCCGGAACGCCTGGAAGCACAGCCG GATGTTCTTTGGCAAAAACAAGGTGATGATGGTGGCCTTGGGTCGGAGCCCATCTGATGAATACAAAGACAACCTGCACCAG GTCAGCAAAAGGTTGAGGGGTGAAGTGGGTCTCCTGTTCACCAACCGCACAAAGGAGGAGGTGAATGA GTGGTTCACGAAATACACAGAAATGGACTACGCCCGAGCTGGTAACACAGCAGCTTTCCCTGTGAGCCTGGATCCAGGGCCCCTGGAGCAGTTCCCCCACTCCATGGAGCCACAGCTCAGGCAGCTGGGCCTGCCCACCGCCCTCAAGAGAG GTGTGGTGACTCTGCTGTCTGACTACGAGGTATGCAAGGAGGGCGATGTGCTGACCCCAGAGCAGGCTCGCATCCTG aagctttttgggtATGAGATGGCTGAATTCAAGGTGACCGTCAAATACATGTGGGATTCACAGTCGGGAAGTTTCCAGCAGATGGGAGACGACTTCCCAGAGAGCGCATCCGAGTCCGCAGAAGAGTCCGACTCAGAAGACGATGACTGA